The sequence below is a genomic window from Sceloporus undulatus isolate JIND9_A2432 ecotype Alabama chromosome 5, SceUnd_v1.1, whole genome shotgun sequence.
TTGCACAGGTTGATTCAGCTGCTTTTGGAGGGATCCACAAACTGCAGAAGCTGTATTTGAGTTACAATGCTCTCACGCAATTCCCAATAGATTTGTACATTGGGAAATTTAAACTCTCCGAACTTGTGCTCTTAGACATTTCTTACAATCGAATCCACTCAATACCCATTAACTACATGAGCTTAGTGCCAGCCAGACATCTGAGTGGAATTTATCTTCATGGGAATCCATTTTATTGTGACTGTACACTTTACTCCATGCTAAGCTTCTGGTATCTTCGACATTTTAGCTCTGTGGTAGATTTCAAGACTGAGTACACGTGTACTTTGCGGTCAGACACCAAACCAGCCAACAAACTGCCTTTATTGTATGACAACTATTTGAATTGCTCAGAAAGCACCATTAATGGCTCTTTCTATGCATTTGGGTTTATTCACGAAGCCCAAGTTGGTGAGAAGCTGATTGTGCCCTGTGACACAAAAATTAGCGATGCAGGCACCAACTTCATCTGGATCAGTCCAGACAATCAATCTCTGGAGCCTGACAAGCCCACCGAACACTTCAGAGTGTTTCAAAATGGGAGTCTGGAGATAGATGAAGCGCAGTATGAGGATGCCGGACTTTATTCCTGCATTGCAATAAACAAAAAAAGACTATTGAATGAAACAATTGAGGTGAGGATTAATGTAAGCAATTTCACAGTGGACAGATCTCACTCACATGAGACATTCAACACTGCTTTCACTACCCTCGCAGCTTGTGTAGCCAGTATTATTCTGGTACTTCTTTACCTCTACCTGACACCCTGCCCATGCCGGTGTAAATCAAAGGGGAGAAAAAGGCAGCTGAACCAAAGTAGCATGCCTCATGCCTCCATATTGACCACCAGCTCACCCCTTGAACTTTCAGctgatgaaaagaaagtgagcagTGGCAAAAGGGTTGTGTTTCTTGAACCTGTGAAAGAGCCAAAACCAGGACAGAATGGGAAAGTAAGGATGTTTCCCAATGAGAATCTCATTGCGGAAAGTATCCTTAAAAATCCTCGTACCAAATCTGACTCTGATTCCATGAATTCAGTGTTCTCAGACACACCTTTCATGTCATCCTCCTAGTTTTTTGCTTGCATTCATATCGCATGATGAACTCAGTGGCTTCTCTACCTTTAGCCACTATTCAAAAGAAGGGGGATCTTTAAATAATCAAGGTGTGAAATGAAAAGTGACTGTAATGATGTTcaggtgtttgttttttcctctgaGAGATGAGCAAGTACGTAAACACTGATTTGTAAGTGTGACAGTAAAGGTGAGAAGGAGCCCTTTGCTACATGACCATTGTAGTTCTCTACTGTTAAGCAGTTGCATTATGGTATATGCTGCTTTAATTTCAGCCTTTCTGCTTAAAGAATGGTAGGGGGATTACTTCAATGGGTCACATTTGTGTACTGTTCTCATTCATGACAGTGTAGGAGAACTTTCCATTAAATTAGCTAGAACTAATGGAACCATTGGCTAGAACTGGAACCATAATAATATCAGGGATTGGAAATACAATCAGTCTGCCTCCTATAACttagaagggagagaaaaatagccATTATTCAGCTTCTGGATTTTGCCTGGAAGCACTGAGCACATATAGAAATAAGATGAAGTTATATACAAGCCAGAATATTCCTAAATGAGTTTTATATAACTTTTGAAATTAGTTTGGTTATATCCCCCCCTCCAAATTTTGTATCCTGGAATCTTAATAGCCAGAAACAATGTATGATTACTTGGTATGAGAAAGCTTTTACTAATTATTAACCTTGCCAGATAACATTCTGTTCAAGGCTTTAATCTGTAAACAATTTAAGCCTCAAAGGCTTATATTCCAAAAAAGAGAGCACATTTTCACCCTATTAAGAAATCTGAAGCAGAGTGATATTTAACAGGTATAGTTTACCCACCAGCGTAGGGAAGGGGGGTGCTACACCTTTGAGATCTCTGTCTTTCTTCACCATTCTTAAAGGGATAGCAGCCATGCTGCTCTGGAATGTGGCCTAGACTACTTATTTGTACTGaaatgtgtgtgtctatatatacgTGAATTGTGGCTTGAGCAGAAAATACcttaaaataagaaaatagaaTTAGTTTTGTAAGCAAAGCAGTCAGAAATTTGTACAATTAGATGTTTTTCATGAGAACTACTGCACTTTGAATAATATTGTTGTTCTAATAAGAGCCATAATAGAAACCGTCAAGCCCAAATTAACTACTACTGATGCAGCCAGGTCTTTTTATTATTGGAGGGGAAATGGCTTGCATGCCTGGACTTTCCCTTCCCTGTCTGATAGCCGGACCTGGTTGCATGCATTTTGCTAAACTGCAGCCTTATTTGGTGGATTTGAAATAATTCAGGTCATTTTTCATAGTATCAGAAGCAGAAAAATAGCAATGATTTCATGAAAAGTATGCTTTGTGGTTTAATATAGGAAGCATAATTGAACTACTTATCTCTGAAATGATCAGTTCTGAGAATGTTCCTTTCCTGTAAGAAGACTAAAACTTTGTAGGATTAGGCCTTCATGATGAATTGCATTTTCAGGCATATGTTTTAGCATACTTCGTATTACAAAATGAACTACCGAACAAGAGATCTTGTGTTTTTTTTGTTCCTGAAAACAAAGCTCTCAATGTGCTTAGCATCAAATAGGTATATGATGCTGCTGTGGCACACAGAATGGTATGTTGCCATGGCTTCAGAAGTATCTTGCACTTGGAGATAAGGAGTGTTTTCCTTGCTGTGTTGTTTGTCAGTTACAGTTGTCCTACAGAGAGAACTATGCTAAATAATAATCCTAAAGCGAACTTAATCACActgggaaaatcgggggtttaaacacaCATTATCCAGCAATAGTCATGTGATTgtggtaaagattttcacacactaTCATGCTTAAAGATAATTTATCTTGGGAATAACCAcagaataaccagcaacaaattattcacgggatttccccatgaatgatttattgctggttATTCGCTGattaaacccccgatttcccccACATATGATAAAATCCACTGTATATgtacctccagatatttttggcctACAAAACCCATCAGTCCTAAACAATATAACCAATGGTGTGAAGTTATGACCGTCTAAAAATAATCTAGAAGGCCACACCTTCCCCAGCCCTGATGtctacagtgggacctcagtatctgcagacttgccatccatggatttcatcATGGCAAGCCCGCGCTGTCCCGCGCATGTGCACGTAGCCGCACAGTCATTGGGGACACTGGGAGTGGAGTTTGTCCTTCCttcattccccctccctcccctctgagGCTTCTGTCCTGGGCTTGGATTTCGGGGCAGTTTGGAGGCAGAGGCTGGAGTCCTGTCAGCTGGAAGGAGCTGGGGCCAGGGCTTGGGGCTCGGAAACCAGGTCCAACTACTGGAATGGAATCTCTAGGCTCCAAGATTAAAGCCCTGGGCCCAGCTCCCTCCAGCCAATAGGGCTCCAGCCTCCAGCCCCAAACCACCCCTGAAGCCTAGCCTGGACCTGAAGCTTcagtgggggagggaggggaaggaaggagagagagagagagaaggggaaggagggagggaggtctttgtccccaatggtggcatggctgtgtgGCCACACCGTCATTggggtcaatgggacttgagcatctgcaaatTTTTGTATCCCGGGGGATATCCCCCATGGAGTTCTGTATGGTGCCTAAAATCCTTCAAGGAATAATGTTTGAATGATTTGGTCCCTGTTCTACCACATTTGTCCACCTCGAGCCATGGAAACATTTGATAAGTACCCCAGACTACTTCTGACAATAAATCCTTTCACTGGCATAGTTTCATTatcttgtggctgttccataatGTTGGCATCCTGGATCAGTTCCCTTTCAACACCCATGTTCTGCTGATGTCCGCAATTTTGATTTCATTCAAGTCCTTGACACTAATATAGTAGTCATTAAGATCAAGGCTATCCTATCCATAAACACTACAGGCTTACTATAATTAAAATGGAACTCCCTGTAGTCAATTCAGACCTGACTCACATTTTTAGTTCCAGTTGTCCATCTGTTGCAAATAAAATTGTTTCTCTCATGGAGGTCTTATGCTAGTGGCTAAGATTAAGAGGTATTCATACAATAGGGCAGCTTGCAGTTCTACCATCTCTGTTCCTTGAGATTCCATGTGATCTTCATATAATTCTTGATTAATAAAGTATCTTGAAATAACCTTTTGTTGTGCTGCAGTGTCTGATTTGGTGAATTATCAGTGGATTAAATGAAGGctgaaagaaacagattttcagcAATTCTGGATTCCCATATTGACTGTGTTTTACATCAAACACACTACTTGTCTTGACCATGGATTTCTACACAGAATTCATAGATTGTTACAGAAGCTGGATCTCATTTTGATTCAAGTTAAAATGGTCAAGTTCAATGTTACATGTCACATTTTATCATACcagttataaataaaatgaaatcattcataataaaagagaaagagactgcATTTCCATGTGCAAAATGTAACTATTAACATGCCTGGGAACAattccagcaacaacaacaaaagccaaaTGCCTGTTAAAAATGCAAGTTCTCTGTATAGTATTAGAAAGTCACCCTCGGCGAGTGGGCAAAGTGGATTTTATTTTTGGCAAAGTCTAGGTGTGGCCATAGACTCTCCTGTGTCCCAGCAAAATACAACTCAGATTTTGGTGAGGTGTGCACTGTAGATGAGTCTCTGTAGGTAACTGGTTTGCATGGGAGAAGGTGGTATCTAAGTCAGTTCCCCTACTTTTTAAAAGAGTTCATGCACAAATAttcagcaagagagaaagagtttCCACATGTAAATTTATATCCCTGTTTATGCTAAACAATCCTTCCAAAAGGAGATGAGCCCTGACATGTAATTGTACACACAGCCAGGTGGGTCGAAATATGAACAATTTGATTATGACTGCAACTCTGAACAATAGTGTGTGAGCATCTATTCATTCCATTCTCCCACTTACTATGAGAGATAATGCTGGACCATTTGCAAagtggaagaaaagagaagggaagttTTAGATATAACATCAAAGTAATGTAGAATCTTTACCTATACAGACTGATTCTGTTGATTAACATTCTTCTTCATCACTATGGATACCTGGTATATAAAACAtgggagagaaggctggcatgaAAATGTGTCTCtgatacagtaataaaaatacaaaaggtcttttaaaataaataaatattaaatgttcAATTAGATAACTGTtttatacatatactgtataatataCAAACCATAATGTAATTGTTAAGTGGCCCAACTTGCATGTTCCCACAATGAGAGATGAAGTAAAGGCTGAGATTTTGCACTGAAAAAACAGCATAAAGTAGAACTCTACCATACTTCCCTTCTCCCATTTCCCAGACTCACATTTTTCCTGAAGGCCTTTCTCGTTACACAGTCAGGTAGTGCCTGGGTGAGAGAAGAGAGCAGCCAGACATCATCAGGTGGT
It includes:
- the AMIGO2 gene encoding amphoterin-induced protein 2; its protein translation is MSPVWHTISSPNVNYKQLVCLLVFTINICLSAPGMCPPACICASDIVSCTSKNLSRVPSTLFKHIKRLDLSYNHIGILDHDWMPVLLEKLTTLIVSHNSISLISAGSFSMMPNVKYLDLSSNNLRSLGSPVFQELRVLEVLLLYNNHIAQVDSAAFGGIHKLQKLYLSYNALTQFPIDLYIGKFKLSELVLLDISYNRIHSIPINYMSLVPARHLSGIYLHGNPFYCDCTLYSMLSFWYLRHFSSVVDFKTEYTCTLRSDTKPANKLPLLYDNYLNCSESTINGSFYAFGFIHEAQVGEKLIVPCDTKISDAGTNFIWISPDNQSLEPDKPTEHFRVFQNGSLEIDEAQYEDAGLYSCIAINKKRLLNETIEVRINVSNFTVDRSHSHETFNTAFTTLAACVASIILVLLYLYLTPCPCRCKSKGRKRQLNQSSMPHASILTTSSPLELSADEKKVSSGKRVVFLEPVKEPKPGQNGKVRMFPNENLIAESILKNPRTKSDSDSMNSVFSDTPFMSSS